Proteins found in one Arthrobacter sp. U41 genomic segment:
- a CDS encoding 4-hydroxy-3-methylbut-2-enyl diphosphate reductase, with protein MTSTAVSIPMPTVPRRRRTPEEVLASAAVSGPKRVLLAAPRGYCAGVDRAVIAVEKALEHYGPPVYVRKQIVHNVHVVSSLEEKGAIFVDETDEVPEGALVIFSAHGVSPAVVQSAEDRGLRTIDATCPLVTKVHKEAVRFAKDDFDILLIGHDGHEEVEGTAGEAPEHIQIINGPHEVDKVTVRDPEKVIWLSQTTLSVDETMETVRLLKERFPTLQDPPSDDICYATTNRQVAIKKISPQADLVIVVGSANSSNSVRLVEVALEYGAKASYRVDFANEVDETWFEGVATVGVTSGASVPEVLVKDVLRLLADYGYGSVEEVVTAEEDLLFSLPKELRATLKQAGDVTRALGGRGARPAQSS; from the coding sequence ATGACCTCCACCGCTGTTTCCATTCCGATGCCAACCGTTCCGCGCCGGCGGCGTACGCCGGAGGAAGTGCTGGCCTCAGCCGCCGTCTCCGGCCCGAAAAGGGTCCTGCTCGCGGCCCCGCGCGGCTACTGCGCCGGCGTCGACCGTGCGGTCATAGCGGTGGAAAAAGCCCTGGAGCACTACGGTCCGCCGGTCTACGTTCGCAAACAGATCGTCCACAACGTGCATGTGGTCAGCTCCCTGGAGGAAAAGGGCGCCATCTTCGTTGACGAGACCGACGAGGTCCCCGAGGGCGCACTGGTGATTTTCTCCGCCCACGGTGTCTCACCCGCCGTGGTCCAGTCTGCCGAGGACCGCGGGCTGCGGACCATCGACGCCACCTGCCCCCTCGTGACCAAGGTGCACAAAGAAGCGGTGCGCTTCGCGAAGGACGACTTCGACATCCTGCTGATCGGCCACGACGGTCACGAGGAAGTCGAAGGAACCGCCGGCGAGGCCCCCGAGCACATCCAGATCATCAACGGCCCGCACGAGGTCGACAAGGTCACCGTCCGGGACCCGGAGAAGGTTATCTGGCTTTCCCAGACCACCCTCAGCGTCGACGAAACCATGGAAACGGTCCGCCTCCTCAAGGAGCGCTTCCCGACCCTGCAGGATCCGCCCAGCGACGACATCTGCTACGCCACCACGAACCGCCAGGTGGCCATCAAGAAGATCTCGCCGCAGGCCGACCTCGTGATTGTGGTCGGATCGGCCAACTCGTCGAACTCCGTCCGGCTCGTGGAGGTTGCGCTGGAGTACGGTGCGAAGGCCTCCTACCGCGTGGATTTTGCGAACGAGGTGGACGAAACCTGGTTCGAGGGTGTGGCCACCGTCGGCGTGACCTCGGGGGCCTCGGTCCCGGAAGTCCTGGTCAAGGATGTCCTACGACTGCTCGCCGACTACGGCTACGGCTCGGTCGAGGAAGTCGTCACGGCCGAGGAGGACCTGCTCTTTTCGCTGCCAAAGGAACTCCGCGCCACGCTAAAGCAGGCCGGCGACGTCACGCGCGCCCTCGGGGGCCGCGGGGCACGCCCCGCCCAGAGCTCCTAA